Proteins encoded within one genomic window of Companilactobacillus sp.:
- a CDS encoding YihY/virulence factor BrkB family protein, with protein sequence MAENEQQTTPIFRQDISNWQKMLGFFKEVGTALGNSNVTMASKAITYYILLALFPAVIIVGNLIPLLHLNRPTVIEYIEFMLPTDLHDYMMPTIIKVLSDSNKGILSVGIVLAIWAISRGTNIAQMTMNQAYGFDVNSLYADTTFFNFLIRRSLAFVMTFVMLVAGVAVVSIFTFGQAILKWLLPTIGLDIGFLTEFSRWKWPIAIVIMLLVVFTLFYFLPNVRLKIHYVLLGTVVTSIGVLLLSQLFSYYLDYFGTAWNNYGTIGAIIIFLLWMNLTVIIFLFGNAVNVGFAEASQGPFLHEKTSKLTNILKSHEKEEE encoded by the coding sequence ATGGCAGAAAATGAGCAACAGACAACACCGATTTTTCGACAAGATATTTCTAATTGGCAAAAGATGCTCGGCTTTTTCAAAGAGGTCGGTACTGCTTTAGGAAATTCAAACGTGACGATGGCTTCAAAGGCAATCACGTACTATATTTTGTTGGCGCTGTTTCCAGCAGTGATCATTGTCGGAAATTTGATTCCATTGCTGCACTTGAATCGACCGACCGTAATTGAATATATTGAGTTTATGCTACCTACCGATCTTCACGATTATATGATGCCAACGATCATCAAAGTGTTATCAGATTCCAATAAGGGCATTTTGTCCGTTGGTATCGTGTTGGCAATTTGGGCCATTTCCCGTGGTACCAACATTGCCCAAATGACGATGAATCAAGCATATGGATTCGACGTCAACAGTCTTTACGCCGATACGACATTTTTCAATTTTCTGATCCGTCGCTCGCTAGCCTTTGTCATGACCTTCGTGATGCTGGTTGCCGGAGTGGCAGTTGTCAGTATTTTCACCTTTGGTCAAGCTATCTTGAAATGGCTCTTGCCCACGATAGGCTTAGACATTGGCTTTTTAACGGAATTCTCCCGTTGGAAATGGCCGATTGCTATTGTTATAATGTTGTTGGTCGTCTTTACTTTATTCTATTTTTTACCTAATGTACGTTTGAAAATTCATTACGTATTGCTTGGAACAGTCGTCACCTCAATTGGAGTTTTGCTCTTGTCTCAATTGTTTTCCTACTACTTAGATTATTTCGGGACTGCCTGGAATAATTATGGAACGATTGGTGCAATCATCATCTTCTTATTGTGGATGAATTTAACTGTCATCATTTTTCTATTCGGAAATGCCGTTAATGTAGGCTTCGCTGAGGCTAGCCAAGGTCCTTTCCTACACGAAAAAACAAGCAAGCTAACCAATATTTTAAAGTCACATGAAAAGGAAGAAGAATAA
- the map gene encoding type I methionyl aminopeptidase — translation MITLKSPREIEGMWKSGQLLANTHIGLRNIIKPGISSWEIEEFADNYITEHGGTPSEKGFEGYKYATCVCVNDEVAHGIPRKNLILKKGDVVKVDMTVNLDGYESDSCWTYGVGEMKAEDQKLMDVTHKALYLGIDQAVIGNRIGDIGHAIQQYVETDNHMGDVRDLIGHGIQPTMHELPNVPHYGEPGTGLRLREGMTITIEPMVNLGTWEIKDKFVKADGWEYFVSADGTNSAQYEHTIAITKDGPKILTSQDPEYDAKYLWK, via the coding sequence ATGATTACATTAAAATCACCACGTGAGATCGAAGGTATGTGGAAGTCTGGTCAACTTTTGGCAAATACGCATATCGGATTGAGAAATATTATCAAACCAGGAATTTCTTCATGGGAAATTGAAGAATTTGCGGACAATTACATTACCGAACACGGTGGGACACCATCTGAAAAAGGTTTTGAAGGATATAAATATGCAACTTGTGTTTGTGTAAACGATGAAGTTGCCCACGGAATCCCTCGCAAAAATTTAATTCTCAAAAAAGGCGACGTTGTAAAAGTCGATATGACAGTTAACTTAGATGGTTACGAAAGCGATTCATGCTGGACTTATGGAGTTGGCGAAATGAAAGCTGAAGACCAAAAGTTGATGGACGTAACGCACAAAGCTCTTTATCTAGGAATCGATCAAGCTGTTATTGGCAATCGAATCGGTGACATCGGTCATGCAATTCAACAATACGTTGAGACTGACAACCACATGGGCGACGTCCGTGATTTGATTGGTCACGGTATCCAACCAACAATGCACGAATTGCCAAATGTTCCACATTATGGCGAACCTGGTACAGGTTTAAGGTTACGTGAAGGTATGACGATTACAATTGAACCAATGGTAAATTTAGGAACTTGGGAAATTAAAGACAAGTTTGTAAAGGCAGACGGCTGGGAATATTTTGTTTCAGCTGACGGTACTAACTCAGCTCAATATGAACATACGATTGCTATCACTAAAGACGGTCCTAAGATCTTAACATCGCAAGACCCAGAATACGATGCTAAGTATCTCTGGAAGTAA
- a CDS encoding flavodoxin, whose translation MTKVKIVYASITGNDEDIAYVLTEKFEQLNADVEMSEVSQTDPSDFEDADICVIASYTYDQGIVPDEALDFYDDMQDLDLSGKVYGTCGSGDTFYEDFCSAVDEFAKVFESTGATKGAEPVKIELEPEQDDIDKLDKFAESLYKTAKEMDM comes from the coding sequence ATGACTAAAGTAAAAATCGTATATGCAAGTATCACTGGTAATGATGAGGATATTGCCTACGTTTTGACTGAAAAATTTGAACAGCTCAACGCTGATGTAGAAATGAGCGAAGTTTCTCAAACAGACCCTTCTGACTTTGAAGATGCTGATATTTGCGTGATTGCTAGTTACACTTATGACCAAGGCATCGTCCCAGACGAAGCTTTAGACTTTTACGACGACATGCAAGATCTTGACTTGTCCGGCAAAGTTTATGGGACTTGTGGCTCTGGCGATACATTTTATGAAGATTTCTGCAGCGCTGTTGATGAATTTGCAAAGGTATTCGAGTCAACTGGTGCTACTAAAGGTGCTGAACCTGTTAAAATTGAGCTTGAACCTGAACAAGATGATATCGATAAATTAGACAAATTTGCTGAATCTCTCTACAAGACTGCTAAGGAAATGGACATGTAA
- a CDS encoding GtrA family protein has translation MDVLKKHRDFWMYCVFGFLASILNIVIFDVAHNNLHMQLWLANTLAWFISNTFSFFVTKLYVFRTEMKDYSKVIHEGAFFLVSRILSLIIDDIFMIVAVWVLPWNNLIIKAIDQVIVGLFNYFSSKWIFDYNNRRLIQRLREIRAKRKEAGKY, from the coding sequence ATGGACGTATTGAAAAAGCATCGTGACTTTTGGATGTATTGCGTATTTGGCTTTTTAGCATCGATCTTAAATATTGTCATTTTTGATGTTGCTCACAATAACTTACATATGCAGCTATGGCTAGCTAATACCTTAGCTTGGTTCATTTCAAATACATTTTCGTTTTTCGTAACGAAGCTGTATGTCTTTAGGACTGAAATGAAGGATTATTCAAAAGTAATCCACGAAGGTGCATTTTTCTTAGTTTCAAGAATACTTTCACTGATCATCGATGATATCTTTATGATCGTCGCAGTCTGGGTATTGCCTTGGAACAACTTGATCATCAAAGCCATCGATCAAGTAATCGTTGGTTTGTTCAATTATTTCTCATCCAAATGGATCTTCGACTACAACAACCGTCGCTTGATTCAAAGATTACGTGAAATTCGTGCTAAAAGAAAAGAAGCTGGAAAATATTAA
- a CDS encoding PhzF family phenazine biosynthesis protein, giving the protein MTDNQISFKQVDVFTKVKYKGNPVAVILDGDSLTDSQMHDIANWTHLSETTFVCQPTDPEADFRLRIFTPESELPFAGHPTIGSTQAVLENGLVPKHDGFAVMECGQGLVKIYINDSELYLTLPNPQLVDLSESKLNQLSQSLEVYMSDIKLGYQINVGATWYTLELKDAQSVLDCSPDFEKMSSVIPKGITGITIFGSQSQGSDTDFEVRSFAPNEGVEEDPVCGSGNGCVAVVVQKDSLLNRDHYIARQGTCLGRNGRVKVQFSDKDILVGGSAVTCINGDIYI; this is encoded by the coding sequence ATGACAGATAATCAAATTTCATTTAAACAAGTTGATGTATTCACCAAGGTTAAATACAAGGGAAATCCGGTAGCTGTAATCTTAGATGGCGACTCTCTGACTGATTCGCAAATGCATGACATCGCGAATTGGACGCATTTATCAGAGACCACCTTTGTATGTCAGCCAACTGATCCAGAGGCAGATTTTCGATTGCGGATTTTTACACCTGAAAGTGAATTACCATTTGCTGGTCATCCAACAATTGGTTCTACACAAGCCGTTTTAGAGAATGGGTTGGTTCCAAAACACGACGGATTTGCAGTCATGGAATGCGGACAAGGGTTAGTAAAAATCTATATCAATGATTCAGAATTGTACTTAACCTTGCCTAATCCACAGCTTGTCGACCTTTCAGAAAGCAAGTTAAATCAACTAAGCCAATCTTTAGAAGTCTATATGAGTGATATCAAACTTGGGTATCAAATTAACGTAGGTGCTACTTGGTATACCTTGGAGTTAAAAGATGCTCAATCAGTACTAGATTGCAGTCCAGACTTTGAAAAAATGTCTTCAGTCATACCAAAAGGAATTACTGGAATAACCATTTTTGGATCACAATCTCAAGGTTCTGACACGGACTTTGAAGTTCGGTCGTTTGCTCCTAATGAAGGCGTTGAAGAAGATCCCGTTTGTGGTAGCGGCAATGGATGCGTTGCGGTGGTTGTTCAAAAAGACAGCTTGCTGAATCGAGACCACTATATTGCTCGTCAAGGAACTTGTCTTGGAAGAAACGGCCGTGTCAAAGTCCAATTTAGCGACAAGGATATTCTGGTTGGTGGAAGTGCCGTAACTTGTATCAATGGTGACATTTATATTTAA
- the wecB gene encoding non-hydrolyzing UDP-N-acetylglucosamine 2-epimerase, which yields MKKIKVMTVFGTRPEAIKMAPLVLKLKQNSDRFETITVVTAQHREMLDSVLEIFKIKPDYDLNIMKERQTLSGITGLVLKLLDDIIEKEEPDIILVHGDTTTTFSASLSAFYHQTTIGHVEAGLRTWNKYSPWPEEMNRQMTDDLADLYFAPTDKSKANLLKENHHEKGIFVTGNTAIDALQSTVHQDYHHEILDIIDPNKKMILVTMHRRENQGKPMEQVFTAMKHVVEKHDDIELIYPVHLNPVVQETAKSILGDVERVHLIEPLDVLDFHNLASKSYFIMTDSGGVQEEAPSLGKPVLVLRDTTERPEGVDAGTLKLVGTDAAVVEKEMNRLIEDKAEYDRMANAKNPYGDGKASDRILDAISYYFKQTDKKPDEFE from the coding sequence TTGAAAAAAATAAAAGTTATGACAGTTTTTGGAACACGTCCAGAAGCTATTAAAATGGCTCCACTAGTTTTGAAATTAAAACAAAATTCTGACCGTTTTGAAACAATCACGGTCGTTACTGCCCAACATCGTGAAATGTTGGATTCAGTGCTTGAGATATTTAAGATCAAGCCTGATTATGACTTGAATATTATGAAAGAACGCCAAACCCTCAGTGGTATCACTGGCTTGGTGTTGAAATTATTGGACGACATCATTGAAAAAGAAGAGCCAGATATTATCTTGGTTCACGGCGACACAACGACAACGTTTAGTGCCAGCTTGTCAGCCTTCTACCACCAGACAACTATTGGACACGTTGAGGCTGGATTGAGAACTTGGAATAAGTACTCGCCTTGGCCAGAAGAAATGAACCGTCAAATGACTGACGATTTAGCAGATCTGTACTTTGCTCCAACTGATAAGAGTAAAGCTAATTTGCTCAAAGAAAATCATCACGAAAAGGGTATCTTTGTAACTGGTAACACAGCTATCGATGCCTTACAAAGTACCGTTCATCAAGATTATCACCATGAAATTTTGGATATCATTGACCCTAATAAGAAGATGATCTTAGTAACGATGCACCGTCGTGAGAACCAAGGCAAGCCAATGGAACAAGTCTTTACAGCGATGAAACACGTTGTTGAAAAGCATGACGACATCGAATTGATCTATCCAGTACACTTGAATCCAGTCGTTCAAGAGACTGCCAAGAGTATTCTCGGAGATGTTGAACGTGTTCACTTGATCGAACCACTTGATGTTTTAGACTTCCATAACTTGGCATCCAAGAGTTACTTTATCATGACTGATTCAGGCGGTGTTCAAGAAGAGGCACCTTCATTGGGTAAACCTGTGCTAGTTTTACGCGATACAACAGAACGTCCCGAGGGTGTTGATGCTGGTACATTGAAACTTGTTGGAACTGATGCAGCTGTAGTTGAAAAAGAAATGAATCGTTTGATCGAAGATAAAGCTGAATACGACCGCATGGCAAATGCCAAGAATCCTTATGGTGATGGTAAAGCATCTGACAGAATTTTGGACGCAATCAGTTACTACTTCAAACAAACAGATAAGAAACCAGATGAATTTGAATAA
- the fba gene encoding class II fructose-1,6-bisphosphate aldolase codes for MALTNGNEIFNAARKGKYAVGAFNINDLEWTRSILAAAQATNTPVLVQTSMGAAKYMGGYELCLHLVQDTVKSMGITVPVVMHLDHGNYEAAKECIEVGYNSVMFDGHDLPFEENLEKTKEIVKLAHAKNISVEAEVGSIGGTEDGIVGLGELADVEEAKTLNATGVDYLAVGIGNIHGVYPDNWKGLSFDRLKELADVIDTPLVLHGGSGIPKDQIIKAVSMGISKVNVNTELQLAFAKATRKYIEDKKDLDIDEKGYDPRKLLAPGAKAITETTEERIKWFGTPAIK; via the coding sequence ATGGCTTTAACAAATGGTAATGAAATTTTCAATGCAGCCCGTAAAGGCAAGTATGCTGTTGGTGCATTTAACATCAACGACTTGGAGTGGACACGTTCAATCTTGGCCGCTGCTCAAGCAACAAACACACCAGTATTGGTTCAAACATCAATGGGTGCTGCTAAATATATGGGTGGTTACGAATTATGTCTACACCTTGTTCAAGACACAGTTAAATCAATGGGTATCACAGTTCCAGTTGTAATGCACTTGGATCATGGTAACTATGAAGCTGCTAAAGAATGTATCGAAGTTGGTTACAACTCAGTTATGTTCGATGGACATGACCTTCCTTTCGAAGAAAACCTTGAAAAGACAAAGGAAATTGTTAAATTAGCACATGCTAAGAACATTTCTGTTGAAGCAGAAGTTGGTTCAATCGGTGGTACTGAAGATGGTATCGTTGGTCTTGGTGAATTAGCTGATGTTGAAGAAGCTAAGACACTTAACGCTACAGGCGTTGACTACCTTGCAGTTGGTATTGGTAACATTCATGGTGTTTACCCTGACAACTGGAAAGGCTTAAGTTTCGACCGTCTTAAGGAATTAGCTGACGTTATTGATACACCACTTGTACTTCACGGTGGTTCAGGTATTCCTAAGGACCAAATCATCAAAGCTGTTTCAATGGGTATTTCAAAGGTTAACGTTAATACTGAATTACAACTTGCATTCGCTAAAGCAACACGTAAATACATCGAAGACAAGAAAGATCTTGACATCGACGAAAAGGGTTATGACCCACGTAAATTGCTTGCACCTGGTGCAAAAGCTATTACTGAAACTACTGAAGAACGTATCAAGTGGTTCGGTACACCAGCTATTAAATAA
- a CDS encoding GNAT family N-acetyltransferase — MIEIRVSNDLNSNVYKDGLDIRKAVFVDEQHVPADLEIDDNESNCIYNTLYKDNQPAAVARYFPTKNNGIHIQRVAVLKDFRHQGLASELIEKIAVDAKIQGYQYIILGAQDQANGFYKSLGFKVVGDQYKEAGILHHDMRKEL; from the coding sequence ATGATCGAGATCAGAGTTTCAAACGACTTGAATTCCAATGTTTATAAGGATGGTTTGGACATCAGAAAAGCTGTCTTTGTTGATGAGCAACATGTGCCTGCTGACTTAGAAATTGACGATAACGAATCAAATTGCATTTACAATACGTTGTACAAAGACAACCAACCGGCTGCAGTTGCACGTTACTTCCCTACCAAAAACAACGGAATCCATATTCAACGTGTCGCAGTGCTCAAAGATTTCCGTCATCAAGGACTAGCTTCTGAGCTGATTGAAAAAATAGCTGTCGATGCCAAGATTCAAGGATATCAATACATTATCTTAGGAGCCCAAGATCAAGCAAACGGCTTCTACAAATCATTAGGTTTCAAAGTGGTCGGAGACCAGTATAAAGAAGCGGGAATATTGCATCACGATATGCGTAAAGAACTCTAG
- a CDS encoding DUF421 domain-containing protein has translation MDLSYGDLALKFTVGFIFMVLQINLFGKGNLAPTNAIDALQNYVLGGIVGGMIYNQQITLLQFTMVLLIWTLIVFIAKFLTNHNNLFKKIIDGTPKLIVSNGKIDVDLALKNGLSANDLSFKLRQSGVNDIRDVKRAVFEQNGQLTIVMKNEENIKYPIVLDGKINQDELEILDKDQAWVEEKLAAKNLKLSEVYLANYIDGKVIAYKY, from the coding sequence ATGGATTTATCATACGGAGATCTAGCTTTAAAATTCACAGTCGGCTTTATTTTTATGGTGCTGCAGATCAATTTATTTGGTAAAGGTAACCTTGCACCAACCAACGCCATTGATGCCTTGCAAAATTACGTTTTAGGTGGAATTGTCGGTGGTATGATCTACAACCAACAAATCACTTTGCTGCAATTTACCATGGTGTTATTGATCTGGACATTGATCGTATTTATCGCTAAATTTTTGACTAATCACAATAATCTTTTTAAAAAAATTATCGACGGTACGCCCAAGTTGATCGTCTCTAATGGCAAGATCGACGTTGACTTGGCCTTGAAAAATGGACTCTCAGCTAACGATTTATCGTTCAAACTTCGTCAATCAGGAGTCAACGATATTCGAGACGTCAAAAGAGCAGTGTTTGAACAAAATGGGCAATTAACGATCGTTATGAAAAATGAGGAGAACATCAAGTATCCAATTGTTTTAGACGGCAAGATCAATCAAGATGAATTAGAAATCTTAGATAAGGATCAAGCTTGGGTCGAAGAGAAACTCGCTGCTAAGAATTTGAAGTTGTCTGAAGTTTATTTGGCAAATTATATTGATGGCAAAGTAATCGCTTACAAATATTAA
- a CDS encoding DUF3290 family protein — MTFYSYSYLVNQNKMPNFIFIIVTITLAVALLFTGYRYFRNRTDNKYRDLLIIFALSTATFIGINYNNYEKQLDVNNKTNQTLTLMRSIAKVKDVPVKKLYSNTSTPTEGMLIKNGKYVYRVSFDTNQNSYTLTNANILNSGNVKLQK, encoded by the coding sequence ATGACTTTTTACTCGTATAGCTATTTAGTTAACCAAAATAAAATGCCTAACTTTATCTTTATTATCGTGACGATCACCTTAGCCGTGGCACTGTTATTTACGGGCTATCGCTACTTTCGTAATCGAACCGATAATAAGTATCGTGACCTGTTGATCATCTTCGCATTAAGCACGGCGACATTTATTGGTATCAATTACAATAATTATGAAAAGCAGCTCGATGTAAATAATAAGACCAACCAAACTTTAACGCTAATGCGCTCAATTGCAAAGGTCAAAGATGTACCAGTGAAAAAATTGTACTCCAATACGTCAACTCCAACTGAGGGGATGTTGATCAAAAATGGCAAGTACGTTTATCGCGTCAGCTTTGATACTAATCAAAACAGTTACACGTTGACCAACGCCAATATTTTGAACAGCGGCAACGTTAAATTACAAAAGTAG
- a CDS encoding phosphatidylglycerophosphatase A family protein yields the protein MPSDVELDEQYYNHIIRNLKMRGVTLPDIAELVMFLEKDYVHGLDEKLSIHAIKKVLHKREAQNAIMTGIELDVLAEKGLLSSPMQRIMRTDESTYGVDENLAITLSSLYGSVSVTNYGYVDKLKHGILAKLNDKSTGKINVFLDDLVGAIAAAACGWLAHNETKIAEYFANGTLD from the coding sequence ATGCCATCAGATGTTGAATTAGATGAACAATATTACAACCACATCATTAGAAATTTGAAAATGCGAGGCGTTACTTTGCCTGACATTGCCGAACTAGTCATGTTTTTGGAGAAGGATTACGTCCATGGATTGGATGAAAAATTATCGATCCATGCGATTAAAAAGGTCTTGCATAAACGAGAAGCTCAAAATGCCATCATGACCGGAATCGAATTGGACGTCCTAGCTGAAAAAGGCCTCTTATCTTCGCCCATGCAAAGAATTATGAGAACCGATGAATCTACCTATGGTGTCGATGAAAACCTCGCTATCACCCTATCAAGCCTTTATGGATCAGTTTCAGTTACCAACTACGGCTATGTCGACAAACTTAAGCACGGCATCTTAGCCAAACTGAATGATAAATCGACTGGAAAAATCAATGTTTTCTTGGATGACCTAGTCGGAGCGATTGCTGCAGCAGCCTGCGGCTGGTTGGCACATAATGAAACTAAGATTGCTGAATACTTTGCAAATGGAACTTTAGATTAG
- a CDS encoding GNAT family N-acetyltransferase, which yields MPIEFNYAEQVDLSKIVDIYNQAIPSRMATADLKPVNLESKQAWFAGFNHQQRPIWKIELDGTIAGWVSLEYFYGRPAYIHTAEISIYIDNNFKHHGLGTSAVEFVITQLKALDIDTLVAYIFSHNLPSQGLFKKYGFTQWAHLPDVALMDGQKRSLDILGKHFN from the coding sequence ATGCCAATAGAATTTAACTACGCTGAACAAGTAGATCTATCAAAAATCGTTGATATTTATAATCAAGCAATCCCAAGTCGCATGGCTACGGCAGATTTAAAACCTGTCAATCTTGAGTCAAAACAAGCTTGGTTTGCTGGATTTAACCATCAGCAACGACCAATCTGGAAGATTGAATTAGATGGAACAATTGCCGGCTGGGTCAGTCTCGAATATTTTTACGGGCGTCCAGCCTATATTCATACTGCTGAGATCAGTATTTATATTGACAACAATTTTAAGCATCATGGACTCGGAACATCTGCTGTAGAATTCGTCATTACTCAGCTTAAAGCTCTCGATATCGATACTTTAGTAGCTTATATTTTTTCACATAACCTACCTAGTCAGGGCTTATTCAAAAAATACGGCTTTACTCAATGGGCTCACTTACCAGATGTCGCATTAATGGACGGTCAAAAAAGAAGTCTGGATATCTTAGGAAAACACTTTAATTAA
- a CDS encoding CAP domain-containing protein: MKISKGKLSSLFIAGLVLGSLTLADNVKADTTSADDGQAQVTAVTADTNDASATATGQTTSTQPVYNALPINEQTSVNNTATTAANTVATTDPQTSATQASANVDTQAVAVDVLTELNNLRSQNGLPKLTNVDVLNGYAQSRADMQVGRGSINHDYWSSSAMAPYDYNTKEALGSWDVASLPNDPYQIAVHFINNFYTEQKAPEGDFGHRKAMLDPYVSSVGVGVSIGNGLFVVALEYGSDATANNSYNQTDMSNYNASYSYGYANPSQYDKSSLNDEDHTTFTKVYTPNDFNGVVDVLDTTANMVDKNGNVYSSPRLSPYSQWYSDILALINGQAYFRVSKDGFVSANDVRASSYMDMTATIPQSVAVYNDNFQPTGAYTTANVPYHVDRRSINGQFLRVGYGQWILNSYGM, translated from the coding sequence ATGAAAATATCTAAGGGTAAACTTTCGAGTCTCTTTATTGCTGGGTTAGTGCTGGGGTCATTAACTTTGGCCGATAATGTTAAGGCAGATACTACGAGTGCTGATGATGGTCAAGCTCAAGTCACCGCTGTGACTGCTGATACGAATGATGCGTCGGCAACTGCAACTGGTCAAACCACTTCAACACAACCGGTTTATAATGCTTTACCGATTAACGAACAAACTAGTGTGAATAATACTGCTACAACTGCTGCTAATACGGTAGCTACAACTGATCCACAGACTTCGGCTACTCAAGCTTCTGCCAATGTTGATACACAGGCTGTGGCAGTTGACGTATTGACAGAATTGAATAACCTCCGTTCACAAAACGGCTTGCCCAAGTTGACTAACGTTGATGTTTTGAATGGATACGCTCAAAGTCGTGCAGATATGCAAGTTGGACGTGGTTCAATCAATCATGATTACTGGTCATCGAGTGCTATGGCACCATATGATTACAACACTAAAGAGGCTTTAGGTAGCTGGGATGTCGCTAGTTTACCAAATGATCCTTACCAAATCGCAGTGCACTTCATCAATAATTTTTACACTGAACAAAAAGCTCCTGAAGGGGACTTCGGTCACCGTAAAGCCATGCTTGATCCTTACGTTTCATCAGTCGGCGTCGGAGTTTCGATAGGAAATGGATTATTCGTCGTTGCTTTGGAATATGGAAGTGATGCCACTGCTAACAATTCATACAACCAAACCGATATGAGCAACTATAACGCCAGTTATAGTTACGGATATGCCAATCCTTCACAATACGATAAATCTTCATTAAATGATGAAGACCACACAACTTTCACCAAAGTTTATACACCAAATGATTTCAACGGTGTCGTTGATGTCCTCGATACGACAGCCAATATGGTCGATAAAAACGGAAACGTTTATTCAAGTCCAAGATTAAGTCCTTATTCACAATGGTATTCAGATATTTTGGCATTGATCAATGGTCAAGCCTATTTCCGTGTTTCAAAAGATGGCTTTGTTTCAGCAAATGACGTCCGTGCATCATCATACATGGATATGACAGCCACAATTCCACAAAGTGTTGCTGTCTATAACGATAACTTCCAACCAACTGGTGCATACACAACCGCAAACGTACCTTATCACGTTGACCGTCGTAGTATTAATGGTCAATTCTTGAGAGTCGGATATGGCCAATGGATCTTAAATTCATATGGAATGTAA